A segment of the Atribacterota bacterium genome:
GTTCAAGGTCTCCCCGTTCAAGATGAGACGGCAATTGTGACAACATTCTCCCTAGAACCACCTTCACCAGATACAGGTAGTTCTCGGCGAGTTTCGCTCGAGCCTTGGAATCTCGCTTTTCTAGGAAAGCCTCCCACAATTCTTCCAAATCTCTACTGGTTTTCGCCAGATTCATCATGGTTCACTTTTCCCTCTTCCTCTATTCCTCCCTGAGAGACAACCCAGAGCGCATAGTAAAAAACCAATGTATAAACCACCAGAAAGAGCAATAAAATCCGCCAAGCTATGGCAAAGAGGCTCAAACGCCGCAAAAATCCAAAAACAACGTAGGCCCCAACCACAATCCAAGTCACCAAAAGCGCAAAAAGACGCGCTAAACCCTTTCTGGAGTAATCCACTCAAATCACCTTGATATCTTGACCCAGAATTTTGACTTCCAGTTTTCCATTCTCCACATAAAAAAAGATACTCCGCCCCCGGCTTCCTCCGGTGTCTTCACCCTGGAGTGGAATCTTCAATTCTTTCAAAATATTTTTCACTGCTTCA
Coding sequences within it:
- a CDS encoding sigma-70 family RNA polymerase sigma factor — encoded protein: MMNLAKTSRDLEELWEAFLEKRDSKARAKLAENYLYLVKVVLGRMLSQLPSHLERGDLEQVGVIGLLQALDRFQPGRGARFETYALSRIRGAILDYLRSLDPLT